One Arthrobacter sp. FW306-07-I genomic window carries:
- the gcvT gene encoding glycine cleavage system aminomethyltransferase GcvT, which translates to MTGNYTSLYDEHKKLGASFTDFGGWQMPLKYSSELAEHHAVRKAAGLFDLSHMGEVWVTGPDAAAFLDYALVGKISAMAEGKAKYSLICNEDGGIIDDLIIYRRPAAQDGTDVFLVVPNAGNAVVVAAALAERAADFDVVVDDASARTPLIAVQGPKAQELLLRLVPATQHSLVTELKYYAAVEVSFLVGGAGKELLLARTGYTGEDGFEIFLDNDDAPALWQALIAIADEGELIPAGLASRDSLRLEAGMPLYGNELSLQGDPFAAGLGAVVALSKEGDFVGKAALAAKKEAGAGSASGRRLVGLKGQGRRAGRAHYPVLKDGAVVGEVTSGQPSPTLGYPIAMAYVDVEHSAPGTALDVDLRGKAEPFEVVDLPFYKRVK; encoded by the coding sequence ATGACCGGGAACTACACGTCGCTGTACGACGAACACAAGAAGCTGGGCGCATCCTTCACCGACTTCGGCGGCTGGCAGATGCCGCTCAAGTACAGCTCGGAACTGGCCGAACATCACGCCGTCCGTAAAGCTGCGGGCCTGTTCGACCTCTCCCACATGGGTGAGGTCTGGGTGACCGGCCCGGACGCGGCCGCCTTCCTGGACTACGCGCTGGTGGGCAAGATTTCCGCCATGGCCGAGGGAAAAGCGAAGTACTCGCTGATCTGCAATGAGGACGGCGGGATTATCGACGACCTCATCATCTACCGCCGTCCAGCTGCACAGGACGGTACCGACGTCTTCCTGGTGGTGCCCAATGCCGGCAATGCCGTCGTGGTGGCTGCAGCCCTTGCCGAGCGGGCAGCCGACTTCGACGTTGTGGTGGACGATGCGTCGGCCCGCACACCCCTGATCGCGGTGCAGGGGCCCAAGGCCCAGGAACTGCTGCTGCGCCTGGTCCCGGCCACGCAGCACTCGCTGGTGACGGAGTTGAAGTACTACGCCGCCGTCGAGGTTTCCTTCCTGGTGGGCGGCGCAGGAAAGGAACTCCTCCTTGCGCGCACCGGATACACCGGTGAGGACGGGTTCGAGATCTTCCTGGACAACGACGATGCCCCCGCCCTGTGGCAGGCGTTGATCGCCATCGCCGACGAAGGGGAACTCATCCCCGCCGGGCTCGCCTCCCGCGACTCCCTCCGCCTCGAAGCCGGCATGCCGCTGTACGGCAACGAACTGTCGCTGCAGGGCGATCCATTCGCCGCCGGACTGGGCGCCGTCGTCGCCCTCTCCAAGGAAGGCGACTTCGTGGGGAAGGCTGCGCTGGCAGCCAAAAAGGAAGCCGGCGCCGGCAGCGCCTCCGGCCGCCGCCTCGTAGGCCTCAAGGGCCAGGGCCGCCGCGCCGGCCGCGCGCACTACCCTGTCCTCAAGGATGGCGCAGTCGTCGGCGAAGTTACCTCCGGCCAGCCCTCGCCCACCCTCGGGTACCCCATCGCCATGGCCTATGTCGACGTCGAACACTCGGCACCCGGCACTGCCCTGGACGTTGATCTCCGCGGCAAGGCAGAGCCTTTCGAAGTCGTCGACCTCCCGTTCTATAAGCGGGTCAAGTAG
- a CDS encoding L-serine ammonia-lyase has product MAVGVFDLFSIGIGPSSSHTVGPMRAAAVFAEELKSLGVLADVASLRVDLYGSLAATGHGHGTMTAVLLGLEGFHPELILPVEVEERLASIAETGTLNLAGAVPLPYGVEDMVLRPLTVLPRHTNGMTFTVTDAGGEVLHAATFFSVGGGFIVREGEEDAAQQELDASKQELPLPFRTAAELLEHCRNTGLGIADVMLVNEKAARSEEEIRTGLLHIWSVMADCVQTSLKREGVLPGGLKVRRRAPDWYDRLKKECARPGKDNQDLDFQDWDFHDPRYWQEWVNLVALAVNEENASGGRVVTAPTNGAAGIIPAVLYYALHFAPGMDKATKEDREDVVVRFLLAAGAVGVLYKEQASISGAEVGCQGEVGSASSMAAAGLAEVMGGTPAQVENAAEIAMEHNLGLTCDPIGGLVQVPCIERNAIAAAKAINAAKMALWGDGTHRVSLDEVIITMRETGKDMSSKYKETAMGGLAVNVVEC; this is encoded by the coding sequence ATGGCTGTTGGCGTTTTTGATTTGTTTTCGATCGGTATTGGTCCGTCGTCGTCGCATACTGTGGGGCCGATGCGGGCTGCTGCTGTGTTTGCGGAGGAACTCAAAAGCCTTGGAGTCTTGGCTGATGTGGCGTCTTTGCGGGTGGATTTGTATGGTTCGCTGGCGGCAACGGGGCATGGGCACGGGACGATGACCGCGGTCCTGTTGGGGTTGGAGGGGTTCCATCCTGAGTTGATCCTGCCCGTGGAGGTGGAGGAGCGGCTGGCCTCGATCGCGGAGACCGGGACCTTGAACCTGGCCGGTGCCGTGCCGCTGCCGTACGGGGTGGAGGATATGGTGCTGCGGCCGTTGACGGTGCTGCCGCGGCACACGAACGGGATGACCTTCACGGTGACGGATGCTGGCGGGGAGGTGCTGCACGCGGCGACGTTCTTCTCGGTCGGTGGCGGGTTCATCGTCCGCGAGGGCGAGGAGGACGCCGCGCAGCAGGAACTGGACGCGTCCAAACAGGAGTTGCCGTTGCCGTTCCGGACCGCCGCGGAACTGCTGGAACACTGCCGGAACACCGGGCTGGGCATCGCGGACGTGATGCTGGTCAACGAAAAGGCCGCCCGGTCCGAGGAGGAGATCCGAACCGGTTTGCTGCACATCTGGTCCGTCATGGCCGACTGTGTCCAGACCTCGCTGAAGCGGGAGGGGGTGCTGCCGGGCGGGTTGAAGGTCCGCCGCCGCGCCCCGGACTGGTACGACCGGCTGAAGAAGGAATGCGCACGCCCCGGCAAGGACAACCAGGACCTGGATTTCCAGGACTGGGACTTCCACGACCCGCGGTATTGGCAGGAGTGGGTTAACTTGGTGGCGTTGGCGGTGAACGAGGAGAACGCCTCCGGCGGCCGGGTGGTCACCGCGCCCACGAACGGGGCGGCCGGGATCATCCCCGCGGTGCTGTACTACGCGCTGCACTTCGCCCCCGGCATGGATAAGGCCACGAAGGAAGACCGGGAGGATGTGGTGGTGCGGTTCCTGCTCGCCGCCGGCGCCGTCGGGGTCCTCTACAAGGAACAGGCCTCGATCTCCGGGGCCGAGGTCGGTTGCCAGGGTGAGGTCGGGTCCGCGTCCTCAATGGCCGCCGCCGGCCTGGCCGAGGTCATGGGCGGCACCCCGGCGCAGGTGGAAAACGCGGCCGAGATCGCGATGGAACACAACCTGGGCCTGACCTGTGACCCGATCGGCGGCCTGGTCCAGGTCCCCTGCATCGAACGGAACGCGATCGCCGCCGCCAAAGCGATCAACGCCGCGAAAATGGCCCTCTGGGGCGACGGCACCCACCGGGTCTCCCTCGACGAAGTCATCATCACCATGCGCGAGACCGGCAAAGACATGTCCTCCAAATACAAGGAAACCGCCATGGGCGGCCTCGCCGTCAACGTCGTCGAATGCTGA
- a CDS encoding TspO/MBR family protein, with protein MRPDGEETAAPAGTGRQPYSAGVQVAALAGFLVASLVVAGLGGLASAANVTGWYATADKAPWSPPNGVFGPVWTVLYTAMAVAAWLVWRKRTNRTRPAMFVYALQLVLNLAWTPAFFALYPTLGTAALWLGLVVILALIAAVAVTVLYFGPISRTAGLLLLPYISWLVFAASLNWWAAAHN; from the coding sequence ATGAGGCCGGATGGGGAAGAGACAGCCGCGCCTGCGGGTACCGGCAGGCAGCCGTACAGCGCCGGGGTGCAGGTTGCCGCGCTTGCCGGGTTCCTGGTGGCGTCCTTGGTCGTGGCGGGGCTGGGCGGGCTTGCGTCGGCGGCCAATGTCACCGGCTGGTATGCCACGGCGGACAAGGCTCCCTGGTCCCCGCCGAACGGCGTGTTCGGTCCGGTCTGGACTGTCCTGTACACGGCGATGGCGGTCGCGGCATGGCTGGTATGGCGGAAACGGACCAACCGGACCCGCCCGGCCATGTTCGTCTACGCCCTCCAACTGGTCCTCAACCTCGCCTGGACCCCAGCATTTTTTGCCCTGTATCCCACCCTCGGCACGGCAGCCCTGTGGCTGGGGCTGGTGGTCATCCTTGCCCTGATCGCCGCCGTCGCTGTGACGGTTTTGTACTTCGGTCCGATCAGCCGGACCGCCGGGCTGCTCCTGCTCCCCTACATCTCATGGCTGGTGTTCGCTGCCAGCCTGAACTGGTGGGCGGCAGCGCACAACTAG
- a CDS encoding lipid II:glycine glycyltransferase FemX, translating to MSARIQKYRNRAQTRLDTAPLREFTARFATAEEIENWDKHVTANPNGGNMLQSAAYASVKNGSGWKVRFLVLEGGGNPSYNLVLEKRFPVLGRLWYLIKGPDLADAADLRPALEACAAFVRSSKLNVFAIKVEPDIIDSTDAQQELQAANLVKAPNIQSNDSTALLDISGTEEEVFKAISSRARNAVRRAEREGCQVVRQEQGPETYRALYDLMANTVNAKGSMPLRSYDYYARFWDEFCNRGQGNFFFTYEDGKPSVGAFVINYGAKATYKDGGSIQNRKQYGDSHLVQWTAIKRMQELGCTEYDFCGTPPAARIKDKTHNLYGMGMFKTSFTKTVTDFVGCHDYVLSPLRHRLWVSGGEKVFRRIETARTGQQFY from the coding sequence ATGTCCGCACGCATCCAGAAGTACCGAAACCGCGCACAAACCCGATTGGACACGGCCCCCTTGCGAGAATTCACCGCACGTTTTGCCACAGCCGAGGAAATTGAGAACTGGGACAAGCACGTCACGGCCAACCCGAACGGCGGCAACATGCTGCAGTCGGCCGCCTACGCATCAGTCAAGAATGGCAGTGGCTGGAAAGTCCGCTTCCTGGTGCTGGAAGGCGGCGGAAATCCCAGCTACAACCTGGTGCTGGAAAAGCGCTTCCCGGTCCTGGGACGGCTTTGGTACCTCATCAAGGGTCCCGACCTGGCGGACGCGGCTGACCTGCGGCCCGCCCTCGAAGCGTGCGCGGCCTTCGTCCGCAGCAGCAAACTGAACGTCTTCGCCATCAAGGTGGAGCCGGACATCATCGACTCCACGGACGCGCAGCAGGAACTGCAGGCAGCCAACCTGGTCAAGGCCCCCAACATCCAGTCCAACGACTCCACCGCCCTGCTGGACATCTCCGGCACGGAGGAGGAAGTGTTCAAAGCCATCTCCTCCCGTGCCAGGAATGCAGTGCGGCGTGCCGAGCGGGAGGGCTGCCAGGTGGTCCGGCAGGAGCAGGGACCCGAAACCTACCGGGCGCTGTACGACCTGATGGCCAACACCGTCAACGCCAAGGGCTCCATGCCCCTCCGCAGCTACGACTACTACGCACGGTTCTGGGACGAGTTCTGCAACCGCGGCCAGGGCAACTTCTTCTTCACCTATGAGGACGGGAAGCCCAGCGTCGGCGCGTTCGTCATCAACTACGGTGCCAAGGCCACCTACAAGGACGGTGGTTCCATCCAGAACCGCAAGCAGTACGGGGACTCGCACCTGGTCCAGTGGACTGCGATCAAGCGGATGCAGGAGCTCGGCTGCACCGAATACGACTTCTGCGGGACGCCGCCGGCTGCACGGATCAAGGACAAGACCCACAACCTCTACGGCATGGGGATGTTCAAGACCAGCTTCACCAAGACGGTCACCGACTTTGTGGGCTGCCATGACTACGTGCTGTCCCCGCTCCGGCACCGGCTCTGGGTCAGTGGCGGCGAAAAGGTGTTCCGCAGGATCGAAACCGCGCGCACCGGGCAGCAGTTCTACTGA
- a CDS encoding peptidoglycan bridge formation glycyltransferase FemA/FemB family protein: MNTVSAATGLEYANLSDADFEAFALKHRQNSFLQSIDFARFQRARGQKVELFGVRRDGELVAAGKLNYTTTRLGYTVCECAKGPLMDYTDRALVGAVVELLRKQAAGRKAAELRISPNIRYIARDADGAEHPEIEDNRPLVADLERLGFQHQGLDMNFVNVNWMFIKNLVGIQDAEELIMGTSYRTRKAIRKAEKNGVFLEQATLETLDDFYGALSRAGDEKGFVYRERAYYEHLLRTTSPEFTKLMMAKIDIPAYRKSITERLAKESATAAELRREVEETGSKKKANRLKVVQDLVDSYERSLKDIERFPDSVGTATVAAIHFVCYGDEVVCVIGGTVQDYIYFNGATSLYWGMMLHALEKGYPRYNFYGTFGISGQDEEGHGGYEFKKGFGGEVVQLVGDFVLPVRPAVFHANRLARSAVAAARTVVGKLPLKRAA; this comes from the coding sequence TTGAATACAGTTTCCGCCGCTACCGGGCTTGAATACGCCAACCTCAGCGACGCCGACTTCGAGGCCTTCGCCCTGAAGCATCGCCAGAACAGCTTCCTGCAGTCGATCGACTTTGCCCGCTTCCAGCGCGCCCGCGGCCAGAAGGTGGAACTCTTCGGGGTCCGGCGCGACGGCGAGCTTGTGGCCGCCGGAAAGCTGAACTACACCACCACCCGCCTGGGTTACACGGTCTGTGAATGCGCCAAGGGGCCCCTCATGGACTACACGGACCGGGCCCTGGTGGGTGCCGTCGTCGAACTTCTCCGCAAGCAGGCCGCAGGGCGCAAAGCTGCCGAACTGCGGATCTCCCCCAACATCAGGTACATCGCCCGGGATGCCGATGGCGCCGAGCACCCCGAGATCGAGGACAACCGCCCGCTGGTGGCGGACCTGGAGCGGCTCGGATTCCAGCACCAGGGCCTGGACATGAACTTCGTCAACGTCAACTGGATGTTCATCAAGAACCTCGTGGGCATCCAGGACGCAGAGGAACTGATTATGGGCACCAGCTACCGGACCCGGAAAGCCATTCGGAAAGCCGAAAAGAACGGCGTCTTCCTGGAGCAGGCCACCCTGGAAACCCTGGACGATTTCTACGGCGCCCTGAGCCGCGCCGGTGACGAAAAGGGCTTCGTCTACCGCGAACGTGCCTACTACGAGCACCTGCTCCGCACCACGTCGCCTGAATTCACCAAGCTCATGATGGCCAAGATCGACATCCCGGCCTACCGCAAATCCATCACAGAGCGCCTGGCCAAGGAATCGGCCACCGCAGCGGAGCTCCGCCGCGAAGTCGAGGAAACCGGCAGCAAGAAGAAAGCCAACCGGCTCAAGGTGGTCCAGGACCTGGTGGACAGCTACGAGCGGAGCCTGAAGGACATCGAACGGTTCCCCGACTCCGTGGGGACCGCCACCGTGGCCGCCATCCACTTTGTCTGCTACGGCGACGAGGTGGTGTGCGTCATCGGCGGCACCGTGCAGGACTACATCTACTTCAACGGTGCAACCTCCCTTTACTGGGGCATGATGCTGCACGCGCTAGAGAAGGGATACCCGCGCTACAACTTCTACGGCACCTTCGGCATTTCCGGGCAGGACGAGGAAGGCCACGGCGGGTACGAATTCAAGAAGGGATTCGGTGGGGAAGTGGTCCAGTTGGTGGGTGACTTCGTCCTGCCGGTGCGTCCCGCCGTCTTCCACGCCAATCGGCTGGCCCGGTCCGCGGTTGCAGCTGCCCGCACCGTGGTGGGCAAGCTGCCGCTGAAGCGCGCAGCCTGA
- a CDS encoding threonine/serine ThrE exporter family protein, which translates to MNDRPEQPGYRPNTDGLPKTQPLTPAQLRQDAAARRMIRRLVQGENPPTAPLSIVDRLAGSPYANPTIQVGGVDQSARKTLDFALHLAETMFRYGAGALEVETSIIAVTAALGLKNIEVDITNQSVGINYAPKDQTPIALLRVVRSWTNNYAGLAKVHQLVTDIVAGGVGRDEAIRRLNEAITSPKPYPRWMVTAAFGVFAAVFVGVLGGGPVSSIIAFVANIGISLLARQLGRWRVPDFFITASCSSVVTILALLLWQFGLTASPSIVVVGGILLLLPTGRLVSSVQDAINGFPVTAAGRFLSTLLTFGAIVAGIAVAFVVGELTGLQRIDVTQTFPPAYDLWVLVVFVAAAVMAIGVTEQTTWKLLLPTAAVGVAGYLVLLGCGLLGIGDRFSPAIAAVVIGLLARVVALRMGAPQLVVAVPAALILLPGLTIFRSMYVLTVEEAEILAGAGGMLSAGAIVLGTAGGIVLGDVLARPLTRSLASNERRRARRR; encoded by the coding sequence ATGAATGACCGGCCCGAACAGCCAGGGTACCGGCCTAATACTGACGGCCTGCCCAAAACCCAACCGCTGACCCCTGCGCAGCTCCGCCAGGATGCCGCCGCCAGGCGAATGATCCGACGCCTGGTGCAGGGCGAGAATCCGCCTACGGCCCCCTTGAGCATCGTTGACCGCCTGGCCGGCAGCCCGTATGCGAACCCCACCATCCAGGTGGGCGGCGTAGACCAGTCCGCGCGCAAAACCCTCGACTTTGCGCTGCACCTGGCAGAGACCATGTTCCGCTACGGTGCCGGGGCGCTGGAGGTGGAAACCAGCATCATCGCGGTTACGGCCGCCCTGGGGCTGAAGAACATCGAGGTGGACATCACCAACCAGTCCGTCGGCATCAACTACGCGCCCAAGGACCAGACCCCCATCGCGCTGTTGCGCGTGGTGCGCTCCTGGACCAACAACTACGCCGGCCTGGCCAAGGTGCACCAGTTGGTCACGGACATCGTGGCCGGCGGCGTGGGCCGCGACGAAGCGATCCGCAGGCTCAACGAGGCCATCACCAGCCCCAAGCCGTACCCGCGCTGGATGGTCACTGCCGCGTTCGGTGTTTTCGCTGCGGTGTTCGTGGGGGTGCTGGGCGGGGGCCCGGTGTCCTCGATCATCGCGTTTGTGGCCAACATCGGCATCAGCCTGCTGGCCAGGCAGCTGGGCCGCTGGCGGGTCCCGGACTTCTTCATCACCGCCAGTTGCTCCTCCGTGGTCACCATCCTTGCCCTCCTGCTGTGGCAGTTCGGGCTAACCGCATCGCCGTCCATCGTGGTGGTGGGCGGCATCCTGCTGCTCCTGCCCACCGGGCGCCTGGTGTCCTCTGTGCAGGACGCCATCAACGGCTTCCCCGTGACGGCGGCAGGACGGTTCCTGTCCACGCTGCTGACCTTTGGCGCCATCGTGGCAGGAATTGCCGTTGCCTTCGTGGTGGGGGAGCTGACCGGGCTGCAACGCATCGACGTCACGCAGACGTTCCCGCCTGCCTACGATCTCTGGGTCCTCGTTGTCTTCGTTGCCGCGGCGGTGATGGCCATCGGCGTCACGGAACAGACCACGTGGAAGCTGCTGCTGCCCACGGCGGCCGTTGGCGTGGCCGGTTACCTGGTGCTGCTCGGCTGCGGTCTGCTGGGGATTGGCGACCGGTTCTCACCGGCCATTGCCGCCGTCGTCATTGGCCTCCTGGCCAGGGTGGTGGCCCTGCGGATGGGCGCGCCGCAGCTGGTGGTCGCCGTCCCCGCGGCACTGATCCTGCTGCCGGGCCTCACGATCTTCCGCTCCATGTACGTGCTCACTGTTGAAGAAGCCGAGATCCTGGCGGGCGCCGGAGGGATGCTCAGTGCCGGGGCCATTGTGCTGGGCACAGCCGGCGGCATCGTCCTGGGCGACGTCCTGGCACGCCCGCTCACCCGGAGCCTGGCCAGCAACGAGCGGCGCCGGGCGCGCCGCCGCTAG
- a CDS encoding siderophore-interacting protein yields the protein MSTVPAATSATKKSRPQVNLKVLRKEQLSPHMVRIVAGGEGFSDFTNNGFVDRYVKIVFPQPGVQYPSPLDLWAIRETMPREQWPFTRTYTLRWVDPEARELAIDFVVHGDEGLAGPWAAGAQAGDPLTFTGPGGAYNPNPDADWYLFAGDEAALPAIAACIESLPAAATGLAFLEVGSEADIQSISAPAGLAITWLPRNGVPAGSSDLLVRAVAGAEWPAGTVDVFAHGERGYMKALREVLFKQRGLERRQVSLSGYWAQGRVEDVFQAEKKLPVGQIL from the coding sequence ATGAGCACTGTCCCTGCCGCCACCAGCGCCACCAAGAAGAGCCGCCCACAGGTCAACCTGAAGGTGCTGCGCAAGGAGCAGCTGTCGCCGCACATGGTCCGGATCGTGGCCGGCGGCGAGGGCTTCAGCGACTTCACCAACAACGGGTTCGTGGACCGGTACGTGAAAATCGTCTTTCCGCAGCCCGGCGTCCAGTACCCCTCTCCCCTTGATCTCTGGGCCATCCGGGAGACCATGCCGCGGGAACAGTGGCCCTTCACGCGCACCTACACGCTGCGCTGGGTTGACCCGGAGGCCCGGGAGCTCGCCATCGACTTTGTAGTCCACGGCGACGAAGGACTGGCAGGTCCTTGGGCGGCCGGGGCCCAGGCCGGTGACCCGCTCACCTTCACCGGTCCCGGCGGCGCCTACAACCCCAACCCGGACGCGGACTGGTACCTGTTTGCCGGTGACGAAGCAGCCCTGCCAGCCATCGCCGCCTGCATTGAGTCACTGCCGGCAGCGGCAACCGGCCTGGCCTTCCTGGAGGTCGGTTCCGAGGCCGACATCCAGTCCATCTCCGCCCCTGCCGGCCTGGCGATCACCTGGCTGCCGCGCAACGGCGTTCCGGCAGGGTCCAGCGATCTGCTGGTGAGGGCTGTGGCCGGGGCCGAGTGGCCAGCAGGCACTGTGGATGTCTTTGCCCACGGCGAGCGCGGGTACATGAAGGCACTGCGCGAGGTGCTCTTCAAGCAGCGGGGCCTGGAGCGCCGGCAGGTGTCCCTTTCGGGGTACTGGGCGCAGGGCCGGGTGGAGGATGTGTTCCAGGCCGAGAAGAAGCTGCCGGTCGGGCAGATTCTGTAG
- a CDS encoding uracil-DNA glycosylase yields the protein MFESDALFELQQDPAEAISFADLAQFPLAELMAPDWAAALHSVEGQLRKVLAFLAGEEASGHQILPPPSNVLRAFRQPLAGVKVLIVGQDPYPTPGHAVGLSFSVEPHVRPLPRSLVNIYRELESDLGIPPRVHGDLSAWTEQGVLLLNRVLTVRAGAAGSHRGKGWEEITTAAVTALANRKAADGSRMPLVAVLWGKEAEGVRPLLAGAPAVSSAHPSPLSASRGFFGSRPFSRVNQLLREQGALDVTWELPPSP from the coding sequence ATGTTTGAATCGGATGCGCTGTTCGAGCTGCAGCAGGACCCGGCGGAGGCCATCAGCTTTGCGGACCTGGCCCAATTCCCGCTGGCAGAGCTCATGGCTCCGGACTGGGCCGCGGCCCTCCACAGCGTGGAAGGCCAACTCCGGAAGGTGCTCGCATTTTTGGCAGGCGAAGAGGCTTCCGGGCACCAAATCCTCCCACCGCCGTCGAACGTCCTGCGCGCCTTCCGCCAGCCCCTCGCGGGCGTGAAGGTGCTCATCGTCGGGCAGGACCCCTACCCCACGCCGGGACACGCCGTCGGGCTGTCATTCTCCGTTGAGCCGCACGTCCGGCCCCTTCCCCGCAGCCTGGTGAACATCTACCGCGAGCTGGAATCTGACCTGGGCATTCCGCCGCGCGTCCACGGTGACTTGTCGGCATGGACGGAACAGGGCGTGCTGCTCCTGAACCGGGTACTCACGGTCCGGGCTGGGGCGGCGGGTTCCCACCGCGGCAAGGGCTGGGAGGAGATCACGACGGCGGCAGTCACCGCGCTGGCCAACCGCAAGGCTGCGGACGGGTCTAGGATGCCGCTGGTGGCAGTGCTGTGGGGCAAGGAGGCCGAGGGCGTTCGGCCGCTCCTGGCCGGAGCCCCCGCCGTCAGCAGCGCCCACCCCAGTCCGTTGTCTGCCTCGCGCGGGTTCTTTGGCTCCCGGCCGTTCAGCCGCGTCAACCAACTGCTCCGGGAACAGGGTGCGCTGGACGTAACCTGGGAACTGCCGCCGTCGCCCTAG
- a CDS encoding DUF3263 domain-containing protein: MAEPAREHLPEQDPGKSLLADFSLRESSLSEREQQMLALERQWWKYAGAKEQAIRDLFDLSATHYYQLLNALIDREDALAHDPMLVKRLRRLRTSRHRARTARRLGSDA, from the coding sequence GTGGCGGAACCGGCCCGGGAACACCTGCCGGAGCAGGATCCAGGGAAGTCCCTCCTGGCGGATTTCAGCCTCCGCGAGTCCTCGCTTTCCGAGCGCGAACAGCAGATGCTGGCCCTGGAACGGCAGTGGTGGAAGTATGCGGGAGCCAAGGAACAAGCCATCCGCGACCTCTTCGATCTCTCCGCGACGCATTACTACCAGCTCCTCAACGCACTGATCGACCGCGAGGATGCCCTGGCCCACGATCCCATGCTGGTGAAGAGATTGCGTAGACTACGTACGTCGCGCCACCGTGCACGCACCGCCCGGCGCCTGGGATCCGACGCTTAG
- a CDS encoding LytR C-terminal domain-containing protein, translating into MTRYARDEFDKVPETASRQGVHRTASAPSRVRLWPILAVGVAALAIGLVSFLILPKLGFNTTASQASATVESAPLAGTGSTPSPTLGSSAPASAPAPSASAEPTQGSGPEPTPSATQQAVVDKTQAVAVYNAAGTAGLASRVGGTVQADGWRLGQVGNWSGAPQKSSVIFYAGPQQLASAQELAGLLNIPTVVNSTEFQVPLVVVLGPGYR; encoded by the coding sequence ATGACCAGATACGCCCGCGATGAATTCGACAAGGTCCCGGAGACCGCGTCGCGACAAGGTGTCCACCGGACGGCCTCGGCCCCGTCCCGCGTGCGGCTGTGGCCCATTTTGGCGGTGGGCGTGGCCGCCCTCGCCATTGGACTGGTCTCCTTCCTGATCCTTCCCAAGCTCGGCTTCAACACCACCGCCAGCCAGGCCTCGGCAACCGTCGAATCAGCCCCGCTGGCCGGAACCGGGTCCACGCCTTCGCCCACCCTGGGATCCTCAGCGCCGGCGTCAGCCCCGGCCCCGTCCGCCTCTGCCGAACCAACCCAGGGCAGCGGGCCCGAGCCAACTCCTTCCGCCACCCAGCAGGCCGTCGTCGACAAGACCCAGGCAGTGGCGGTTTACAACGCTGCCGGCACCGCAGGACTGGCCAGCCGTGTGGGCGGAACGGTCCAGGCTGACGGTTGGCGGCTCGGCCAGGTAGGCAACTGGTCCGGCGCCCCGCAGAAGTCCTCCGTGATCTTCTATGCCGGCCCGCAGCAGCTGGCCAGCGCGCAGGAGCTTGCCGGACTGTTGAACATCCCCACTGTGGTGAACAGCACCGAATTCCAGGTACCGCTCGTGGTGGTGCTCGGCCCGGGTTACCGGTAG
- a CDS encoding cold-shock protein, giving the protein MALGTVKWFNAEKGYGFITVDGSGDDVFVHWSAIQGEGYRALAEGQRVQLEIGEGEKGPQAENVRPAQ; this is encoded by the coding sequence ATGGCACTGGGAACCGTGAAATGGTTCAACGCTGAAAAGGGCTACGGCTTCATCACCGTTGACGGCTCCGGTGACGACGTTTTTGTCCACTGGTCCGCGATCCAGGGGGAGGGTTACCGGGCCCTGGCCGAGGGGCAGCGGGTGCAGCTGGAGATCGGCGAGGGCGAAAAGGGCCCCCAGGCAGAAAACGTACGGCCCGCGCAGTGA